Within Bdellovibrio bacteriovorus HD100, the genomic segment AAAAAGGTGAATTCAACTACCTGACTAAGAAAGAGCGCGCGAAGCTTGAAAAAGAATACCTTCGCCTGACTGATTTCCTTGCTGGTATCCGCGACATGAAGGAAATGCCTTCCGCAATGTTCGTAGTTGATTTGCCAAAAGAGCACATCGCAGTTGCTGAAGCAAAACGCTTGGGCATCCCGGTTGTAGCTATCGCTGATACAAACTCTGACCCAGAGTCTGTTGATTTCGCGATCCCAGGCAATGACGATGCTATCCGCTCCATCAAGTTGTTCTCCAACTTGGTAGCTGATGCTTACCTTGAAGGCGCTAAAGAGTGGGAAGGCAAACTTCGCACTATGACTGACAAGCAATCTGACGTTGCTAAAGAAGCAAAAGCAGATGGCAAGGAAGAAGCTCCTAAAAGACGTGGTGCTGGCGCGAAAGCTGGAGCTAAAGAAGCTCCTAAGAAATCCGCTGGTCCTGCAGTTGTTAAAGCCACTAAATCTCGCAAACTTGTTGCTGCTGGTACAGCAGAAGAAGTTGAGATCCAAGCTGAGCTTGAACAAGGTCAGTCTACTGACGAATCCGCAGAGTAATCTGCAGGTCGTTCAAAAAAGGGTGGCCTAGCCACCCTTTTCTTTGTCCTGAATCTAAAAACTTAATTTATATTGTCATCGGCGGCCCGCCCGCGATGCAAAAAACTAAGGAGTCTTCCTAATGTCTATTTCCGCTACTCTTGTTAAAGAGCTAAGAGAAAAAACTAACGCAGGTATGATGGATTGCAAAAAGGCGCTTGAGGCGACTTCTGGCGATTTCAATGCTGCTGTTGAATGGTTGCGCGTAAAAGGTCTTGGCGCTGCCGCTAAGAAAGCTGACCGTATTGCTGCTGAAGGCGCTGTCTTCGCAGAACTTCACGGCAACACTGGCGTTGTTATTGAAATCAACTCTGAGACTGACTTCGTTGCTCGTAACGATGGTTTCAAAGCTTTGGCTGCAAACGTGGTTTCCCACTTGGCTAAAACAAACCTTGAAGGTGATGTATTGGCTCAGGCATACGCTGCTGATTCTTCCAAAAAACTGGGTGATTTGTTCACTGAAGCAACTGCTACTATCGGTGAAAAAATCGTTCTTCGTCGCCAGGAAAAATACACTGCAACTGCAACTTCCCTTGTGCACACTTACCTGCACGGTGAAGGCAAAATCGGTGTTATGATCGAAGTTGGCGCTTCCAAGCCAGAAGCTGTTTCCAACCCTGCATTGAAAACTTTCGCTCAAGACGTTGCATTGCACATCGCTGCGATGAACCCAATGGCGATCTCTTCTGAACAGATCCCTGCGGATGTTGTTTCTAAAGAGAAAGAAATCCTGACTGCAAAAAATCTTGAGTCCGGCAAAAAACCAGAAATGATCGAAAAAATCGTTGAAGGTCAAATCCGCAAGTTCCTTGCTGAAAACTGCCTTCTTGATCAACCATTCGTTAAGAACCCGGACATGAAAGTGTCTGACCTGGCGAAATCTGTTGGTAAAGAAATCGGTGCAGACGTAACTGTTAAACGTTTCGTTCGCTTCGAACTGGGCGCTGGTATCGAAAAGAAAACCAACGACTTCGCAGCTGAAGTTGCTGCTCAGATGAAAGGACACTAGTTTGAAAGAGCCTGTTTATAAGCGTATATTGCTGAAACTAAGTGGTGAAGCCCTGGCTGGAAAGCAAGGGACTGGTATCAACACTGCAACGATCACTCAGATCGCGCAGGACGTGGCAGCGGCTTACAAGGCGGGCGTTCAAATTGGCCTGGTAATCGGTGGTGGCAATATCTATCGTGGTGTTGCCGCCTCTGCTGAGGGCATGGATCGCGCAAGTGCTGACTATATGGGAATGCTTGCGACCTGTATCAATGCCCTGGCTCTTCAGGACGCTTTGGAAAAACAAGGCGTTCCTACCCGTGTTCAGACCGCCATCGAAATGGCTGAAATTGCTGAACCGTACATCCGTCGCAGAGCGATTCGTCACCTTGAAAAGAATCGTCTGGTGATTTTCGGTGCTGGCACCGGAAATCCTTTCTTCACTACAGACACTGCTGCTTCCCTTCGTGCCATGGAGATCAACGCCCAGGTGATCATGAAGGCAACCAAAGTGGACGGTATCTACGACAAAGACCCTGCTAAACACGCTGACGCGAAGAAATTCGACAAGATCAGCTACATCGACGTGCTCAACCGCGGACTTCAGGTGATGGATTCCACGGCGATCAGCATGTGCATGGACAATAAACTTCCTATTATCACCTTTGACCTCACTGTACCGGGCAACATCCTGAAAGCCGTTCAGGGTGAGACCATCGGAACGCTGGTACATTAATAAGGAGACAGCTATGGCTATCGCAGACGTTAAAAAGAATGCACAAGCAAAAATGGAAAAGACTCTGAACTCTTTGTCTGAAGAACTTAAAAAAGTTCGTACAGGCCGTGCTCAGGTTTCCATGCTGGACGGTATCCGTGTGAACTACTACGGAACTCCATCCCCGCTATCCCAGGTGGCTTCTATCTCC encodes:
- the rpsB gene encoding 30S ribosomal protein S2, which gives rise to MKEMLDAGVHFGHQTQRWNPKMKPYVYTARGGIHIIDLQKTVVRANKAAEFVKEIAANGGRLIFVGTKKQAIEPIQEAAAKCGQYYVTKRWLGGMMTNFETIKSSIDRLRKIDTMKEKGEFNYLTKKERAKLEKEYLRLTDFLAGIRDMKEMPSAMFVVDLPKEHIAVAEAKRLGIPVVAIADTNSDPESVDFAIPGNDDAIRSIKLFSNLVADAYLEGAKEWEGKLRTMTDKQSDVAKEAKADGKEEAPKRRGAGAKAGAKEAPKKSAGPAVVKATKSRKLVAAGTAEEVEIQAELEQGQSTDESAE
- the tsf gene encoding translation elongation factor Ts, yielding MSISATLVKELREKTNAGMMDCKKALEATSGDFNAAVEWLRVKGLGAAAKKADRIAAEGAVFAELHGNTGVVIEINSETDFVARNDGFKALAANVVSHLAKTNLEGDVLAQAYAADSSKKLGDLFTEATATIGEKIVLRRQEKYTATATSLVHTYLHGEGKIGVMIEVGASKPEAVSNPALKTFAQDVALHIAAMNPMAISSEQIPADVVSKEKEILTAKNLESGKKPEMIEKIVEGQIRKFLAENCLLDQPFVKNPDMKVSDLAKSVGKEIGADVTVKRFVRFELGAGIEKKTNDFAAEVAAQMKGH
- the pyrH gene encoding UMP kinase, translated to MKEPVYKRILLKLSGEALAGKQGTGINTATITQIAQDVAAAYKAGVQIGLVIGGGNIYRGVAASAEGMDRASADYMGMLATCINALALQDALEKQGVPTRVQTAIEMAEIAEPYIRRRAIRHLEKNRLVIFGAGTGNPFFTTDTAASLRAMEINAQVIMKATKVDGIYDKDPAKHADAKKFDKISYIDVLNRGLQVMDSTAISMCMDNKLPIITFDLTVPGNILKAVQGETIGTLVH